One Dietzia sp. JS16-p6b genomic window carries:
- a CDS encoding SDR family oxidoreductase: MVNPIDFTDRVAIVTGAGGGLGRAYALALAERGAKVVVNDLGGDVHGEGGTSSPAQRVVDEIVATGGEAIVDGTDITDEAAVDALVSSVIDTWGRIDILMNNAGILRDKSFAKMDTDDFRKVLEVHLMGSVNCTKAVWPHMAEAGYGRILMTTSSSGIYGNFGQSNYAAAKSGLVGLMNVLAIEGAKKNIKVNSIAPTAATRMTEDLLPQRVLDIMGPETIAPGALFMVSEEAPTKTILGAGAGVFAVSQMVESRGIYLPDNARTPEVVAERWSEIADLTDAQTLEGAFEQTSKYAALAARELGLHLES, encoded by the coding sequence ATGGTCAACCCGATCGATTTCACCGACCGCGTCGCTATCGTCACCGGTGCCGGCGGCGGCCTCGGCCGCGCGTACGCCCTCGCCCTGGCCGAGCGCGGTGCCAAGGTCGTCGTCAACGACCTCGGCGGTGACGTCCACGGCGAGGGCGGCACGTCCTCACCGGCCCAGCGAGTCGTCGACGAGATCGTCGCTACCGGGGGCGAGGCGATCGTCGACGGCACCGACATCACCGACGAGGCCGCGGTCGACGCGCTGGTCTCCTCGGTCATCGACACGTGGGGACGCATCGACATCCTCATGAACAACGCCGGCATCCTGCGCGACAAGTCGTTCGCCAAGATGGACACCGACGACTTCCGCAAGGTCCTCGAGGTCCACCTCATGGGCTCGGTCAACTGCACCAAGGCCGTCTGGCCCCACATGGCCGAGGCCGGATACGGCCGCATCCTCATGACCACCTCGTCCTCGGGCATCTACGGCAACTTCGGCCAGAGCAACTACGCCGCCGCGAAGTCCGGCCTCGTCGGTCTCATGAACGTCCTGGCCATCGAGGGCGCCAAGAAGAACATCAAGGTCAACTCGATCGCGCCCACGGCCGCCACCCGCATGACCGAGGACCTCCTGCCGCAGCGGGTGCTGGACATCATGGGCCCGGAGACCATCGCACCCGGGGCGCTGTTCATGGTCAGTGAGGAGGCACCCACCAAGACCATCCTCGGTGCCGGCGCCGGGGTGTTCGCGGTCTCGCAGATGGTCGAGAGCCGGGGAATCTATCTCCCGGACAACGCCCGGACCCCGGAGGTCGTGGCCGAGCGGTGGAGCGAGATCGCCGACCTCACCGACGCCCAGACCCTGGAGGGCGCATTCGAGCAGACGTCCAAGTACGCCGCCCTCGCGGCGCGTGAACTGGGGCTGCACCTCGAGAGCTGA
- a CDS encoding GNAT family N-acetyltransferase: MGEHESPWRVVASPLTGLGPLDVHALYKLRVDVFVAEQDCPYAEIDDVDADPGTTHLMAWARATESGPDELVAALRVFESGVHGGVMHLGRVCTVPGWRGRGIAGALIRHGIGLCGTTPVEIGAQSHLEGWYEQFGFLRCGPDYLDERIPHLPMRRELVR; the protein is encoded by the coding sequence ATGGGTGAGCACGAGTCTCCGTGGAGAGTCGTCGCCTCTCCGCTGACCGGGCTGGGGCCGCTGGACGTCCACGCGCTGTACAAGCTGCGCGTGGACGTCTTCGTCGCCGAGCAGGACTGCCCGTACGCGGAGATCGACGACGTCGATGCCGACCCCGGCACCACGCACCTGATGGCCTGGGCTCGGGCCACCGAGTCCGGACCGGACGAGTTGGTGGCGGCCCTGCGCGTGTTCGAATCGGGGGTCCACGGTGGGGTCATGCACCTCGGCCGTGTGTGTACGGTGCCCGGGTGGCGAGGGCGGGGGATCGCCGGTGCCCTGATCCGTCACGGCATCGGGCTCTGCGGCACGACGCCCGTCGAGATAGGCGCCCAGTCCCACCTCGAGGGGTGGTACGAGCAGTTCGGGTTCCTCCGGTGCGGGCCGGACTACTTGGATGAACGGATCCCGCACCTGCCCATGCGGCGCGAACTCGTAAGATGA
- a CDS encoding peptidylprolyl isomerase encodes MVAVSIATQKATIHTTKGDIVVELFGNHAPETVANFVGLADGSKDYSQANAKGEKSGPFYDGSIFHRVISGFMIQGGDPTGTGRGGPGYQFKDEFHPELQFSEPYLLAMANAGPGTNGSQFFVTVGPTPHLNNRHTIFGKVADADSQKVIDAIATTKTGAMDRPVEDIVIESIEIS; translated from the coding sequence ATGGTCGCCGTGAGCATCGCAACGCAGAAGGCAACCATCCACACCACCAAGGGCGACATCGTCGTCGAGCTGTTCGGCAACCACGCCCCGGAGACGGTCGCGAACTTCGTCGGCCTGGCCGACGGTTCGAAGGACTACTCGCAGGCCAACGCCAAGGGCGAGAAGAGCGGCCCGTTCTATGACGGTTCGATCTTCCACCGCGTCATCTCGGGGTTCATGATCCAGGGCGGCGACCCCACGGGCACCGGTCGTGGCGGTCCGGGTTACCAGTTCAAGGACGAGTTCCACCCGGAGCTCCAGTTCAGTGAGCCCTACCTGCTGGCCATGGCCAACGCGGGCCCGGGGACCAACGGTTCGCAGTTCTTCGTCACCGTGGGCCCCACGCCGCACCTGAACAACCGGCACACCATCTTCGGGAAGGTCGCCGACGCCGACTCGCAGAAGGTCATCGACGCCATCGCCACCACCAAGACCGGGGCCATGGACCGTCCGGTCGAGGACATCGTGATCGAGTCCATCGAGATCTCCTGA
- a CDS encoding TrpB-like pyridoxal phosphate-dependent enzyme, with protein MTSDAAPPATEPLVKALLPESEMPTHWYNIQADLPEPMAPHLHPGTKEPLGPEDLAPLFPMALIEQEVTGERYVEIPEEVREIYRLWRPSPLIRARRLEKALDTSARIFYKYEGTSPVGSHKPNTAVAQAYYNAAEGITKLTTETGAGQWGASLAFAGQAFGIEVEVWQVKASFESKPYRRMLMETFGASVHPSPSDLTEAGRSFLAKDPRTPGSLGMAVSEAVEVAAGDTEARYSLGSVLNHVCLHQTIIGEEALKQLGMFGETAPDFVFGCAGGGSNLAGLAFPFIRENLAGARTRIVAVEPSACPSMTEGEFRYDHGDVAGLTPLMKMYTLGQDFVPDPIHSGGLRYHGMAPLVSHVKHLGLLDSIAVEQNVAFAAGVEFAKAEGIVPAPESTHALAGALDEARRHTGEAGTGPSIVIGLSGHGFLDLPAYESYVRGELG; from the coding sequence ATGACGTCTGATGCTGCACCGCCGGCCACGGAACCTCTGGTCAAGGCTCTGCTCCCCGAGAGCGAGATGCCGACCCACTGGTACAACATCCAGGCCGACCTGCCCGAGCCGATGGCGCCGCATCTGCACCCTGGCACCAAGGAGCCGCTCGGCCCGGAGGACCTCGCCCCGCTCTTCCCCATGGCGCTCATCGAGCAGGAGGTCACCGGCGAGCGGTACGTCGAGATCCCGGAGGAGGTGCGGGAGATCTACCGCCTGTGGCGGCCCTCGCCCCTCATCCGCGCCCGCCGACTGGAAAAGGCGCTCGATACCTCCGCGAGGATCTTCTACAAGTACGAGGGCACCAGCCCGGTCGGCTCGCACAAGCCCAACACGGCCGTGGCCCAGGCGTACTACAACGCCGCGGAGGGAATCACCAAGCTCACCACCGAGACCGGCGCCGGGCAGTGGGGGGCCTCGCTGGCGTTCGCGGGCCAGGCCTTCGGCATCGAGGTGGAGGTCTGGCAGGTCAAGGCATCGTTCGAGTCCAAGCCGTACCGCCGCATGCTCATGGAGACCTTCGGCGCGTCCGTTCACCCCAGCCCCTCCGACCTGACCGAGGCCGGACGGTCCTTCCTCGCCAAGGACCCCCGGACCCCCGGTTCGCTGGGCATGGCGGTGTCAGAGGCGGTCGAGGTGGCCGCGGGCGATACCGAGGCCCGCTACTCCCTGGGGTCCGTTCTCAACCACGTGTGCCTCCACCAGACGATCATCGGCGAGGAGGCCCTCAAGCAGTTGGGAATGTTCGGCGAGACGGCCCCCGACTTCGTGTTCGGGTGCGCCGGGGGCGGCTCCAACCTCGCCGGTCTGGCGTTCCCCTTCATCCGCGAGAACCTGGCCGGCGCGCGGACGAGGATCGTCGCTGTCGAGCCGTCCGCGTGCCCCTCCATGACCGAGGGTGAGTTCCGCTACGACCACGGGGACGTCGCGGGGCTGACACCGCTCATGAAGATGTACACGCTGGGCCAGGACTTCGTTCCGGACCCCATCCACTCGGGCGGACTGCGATACCACGGGATGGCACCCCTGGTCAGTCACGTCAAGCACCTCGGGCTGCTCGACTCGATCGCGGTGGAACAGAACGTCGCCTTCGCAGCCGGTGTGGAGTTCGCCAAGGCCGAGGGAATCGTCCCCGCGCCCGAGTCCACCCACGCCCTCGCCGGAGCCCTCGACGAGGCCCGCAGGCACACCGGCGAGGCCGGCACGGGCCCGTCCATCGTGATCGGCCTGTCCGGTCACGGCTTCCTCGACCTCCCTGCCTACGAGTCGTACGTCCGCGGCGAGCTGGGCTGA
- a CDS encoding PH domain-containing protein: MSEPAASPGGHSADPRDADSWDADSWGPGVLWPSAQIALGVGAMAVGAANGDPLGLILTGLLALFVIPAGVMQLIRRPRIEVVDGQIAITRLRGVVFVPPARVVEARALGVARWGVRQHLMRLEYVDDRGREVLEVFTRGDLGADPREVTDRLVQLGFGGSTL, from the coding sequence ATGAGTGAGCCAGCGGCGTCTCCCGGCGGGCACAGTGCGGATCCGCGGGATGCGGATTCGTGGGATGCGGATTCGTGGGGTCCGGGGGTGCTGTGGCCGAGCGCGCAGATCGCCCTCGGTGTCGGCGCCATGGCGGTGGGTGCGGCGAACGGGGACCCGCTCGGGCTCATCCTCACCGGACTCCTGGCGCTGTTCGTGATCCCCGCGGGGGTGATGCAGCTGATACGGCGTCCCCGGATCGAGGTGGTGGACGGTCAGATCGCGATCACCAGGCTCAGGGGCGTGGTGTTCGTCCCGCCCGCTCGGGTCGTCGAGGCGCGGGCACTCGGGGTCGCGAGATGGGGCGTGCGGCAGCACCTCATGCGACTGGAGTACGTGGATGACCGGGGTCGGGAGGTACTCGAGGTGTTCACGCGAGGCGACCTGGGGGCCGACCCGCGTGAGGTGACCGACCGGTTGGTGCAGCTGGGGTTCGGGGGCTCTACGCTCTGA
- the crgA gene encoding cell division protein CrgA — protein MPKSKVRSKTEYTDAAVSRTPVKVKGTPTSQWYIIVMFGLMILGLAWLVTYYIAGERIPFMQSLETWQNFAIGFGLAVVGLLMTMNWR, from the coding sequence ATGCCCAAGTCAAAGGTCCGGTCGAAGACCGAGTACACAGACGCGGCCGTCAGCCGCACCCCCGTCAAGGTCAAGGGGACGCCCACGTCGCAGTGGTACATCATCGTGATGTTCGGTCTCATGATCCTGGGGCTCGCGTGGTTGGTGACCTACTACATCGCCGGTGAGCGGATCCCGTTCATGCAGTCCCTCGAGACGTGGCAGAACTTCGCCATCGGGTTCGGTCTGGCTGTCGTCGGGCTCCTCATGACGATGAACTGGCGCTGA
- a CDS encoding aminodeoxychorismate/anthranilate synthase component II — translation MRILVVDNYDSFVYNLVQYLGQLGATCEVWRNDDVRLAGPDGGYDPASLAGVVAEFDGVLLSPGPGTPDRAGATIPLIGVCGRAGVPVLGVCLGHQAIGEAFGATVDRAAELMHGKTSRVTHDDSGVLAGIPSPFTATRYHSLTVLPETIPEDLVPTAWTGSGLVMAMRHREMPVHGVQFHPESVMSDGGHRMLANWLGMCGEQPEEALVAGLEQELDRARGAALA, via the coding sequence ATGCGCATCCTCGTCGTCGACAACTACGACAGCTTCGTCTACAACCTGGTCCAGTACCTGGGCCAGCTGGGAGCGACGTGTGAGGTGTGGAGGAACGACGACGTGAGGCTCGCCGGACCCGACGGTGGCTACGACCCGGCGTCGCTGGCAGGGGTGGTCGCGGAGTTCGACGGCGTCCTGCTCAGCCCCGGCCCGGGTACGCCGGACCGGGCGGGGGCCACGATCCCGCTCATCGGGGTCTGCGGACGCGCCGGCGTCCCGGTGCTGGGCGTGTGCCTGGGACACCAGGCGATCGGGGAGGCGTTCGGGGCCACGGTCGACCGGGCCGCCGAACTCATGCACGGCAAGACGAGCCGGGTCACCCACGACGACTCCGGCGTGCTCGCCGGGATCCCCAGCCCCTTCACGGCGACCCGCTACCACTCGCTGACGGTGCTGCCGGAGACCATCCCGGAGGACCTCGTGCCCACCGCGTGGACCGGGTCCGGTCTGGTCATGGCGATGCGGCACCGCGAGATGCCGGTGCACGGGGTGCAGTTCCATCCCGAGTCGGTGATGAGCGACGGAGGCCACCGCATGCTCGCCAACTGGTTGGGGATGTGCGGCGAGCAGCCGGAGGAGGCCCTGGTGGCGGGTCTGGAGCAGGAGCTCGACCGGGCCCGGGGCGCCGCGCTCGCCTGA
- a CDS encoding rhomboid family intramembrane serine protease, producing the protein MTTQTHSGGAVSRFFRLQPVTAWLITANLAVYAATVAQSRSLLANHSAVLFQATALYPPLVAAHDEWWRLMTSAFQHFGPMHLLLNMYMLWILGLGVERSIGHARFLALYLVSALGGSAAVMFYGQNALTAGASGAIFGLMGAYAIVAMSMRVDVKGIGILLVLNIGVSFLVPGVSLAAHLGGLLVGALGALVVVSLPRRLPRGVGRGGRQAVSWLGYLVLVALVATAAWYAADTMSPGLFLRA; encoded by the coding sequence ATGACCACTCAGACCCACAGCGGTGGCGCCGTCTCCCGCTTCTTCCGCCTCCAGCCGGTGACCGCGTGGCTCATCACCGCCAACCTCGCGGTCTACGCCGCGACGGTCGCCCAGTCGCGGAGTCTGCTCGCCAACCATTCCGCCGTGTTGTTCCAGGCCACGGCGCTGTATCCGCCGCTGGTCGCGGCCCATGACGAGTGGTGGCGTCTGATGACGTCGGCGTTCCAGCACTTCGGCCCCATGCATCTGCTGCTCAACATGTACATGCTGTGGATCCTCGGTCTGGGTGTCGAGCGCAGCATCGGCCATGCGCGATTCCTCGCGCTCTACCTGGTCTCGGCCCTCGGCGGGTCCGCCGCCGTGATGTTCTACGGCCAGAACGCGCTCACGGCCGGGGCGTCCGGCGCGATCTTCGGGCTCATGGGCGCCTACGCGATCGTCGCGATGTCGATGCGCGTGGACGTCAAGGGGATCGGGATACTGCTGGTACTGAACATCGGCGTGAGCTTCCTGGTCCCGGGCGTCTCGCTGGCCGCGCATCTGGGCGGCCTGCTCGTGGGTGCGCTCGGCGCGCTGGTCGTGGTGTCGTTGCCCCGTCGGCTACCGCGAGGGGTGGGCCGCGGCGGACGCCAGGCCGTGTCGTGGCTCGGCTACCTGGTTCTGGTGGCGCTCGTCGCCACGGCCGCCTGGTACGCGGCCGACACCATGTCGCCGGGGCTGTTCCTCAGAGCGTAG